From Epinephelus fuscoguttatus linkage group LG17, E.fuscoguttatus.final_Chr_v1:
ATTCCTTTGTTGAGAGAGAGGAATGGGAAATGGGATTTTGCTCCACAGAATGGTATGGCTATTTAAAGCGAggcaacacaacaaaagagGGAGACGGGGAAGAGAAAGTGAGATAGTGAGAGAATGGATTTGAGTCATATGTTTACCTGCCAGTGGTGCTTTTTCTATAtagttgccatggcaacagcgGCCcgctgtatttgtgtgtgtgtgtgtgtgtgtgtgctcactgagtgctgtgcttgtgtgtgtgtgtgtgacgagGGATGTAATTCTGCCTGTCACCAGCGTAGCCTAGAGCTGACTCCCCAGCTGCTGGTTGCCATGAGACCAGACAGACACATCCTCCGCTTCAATAATAAATCTTTTCTCTTGATGCTCAAATCACTAAACAGAGAGGGTGCATTTCGTTTCCCGAGATATGTCAAGATAAGTGGTCACTGCTTTGCTCTGTATCActcaaaatgtaacatatcagtCAAAGGCAATGTCATTAAAACGACCAGTAAACGTCAGCTTTGGGGGAAATACCAGGCTAACTAGATCATAAGAAATGTACTTAGAGTCGGACTCAGTTACTATACTGCACAGATGGTTTCCATATGCAGTACATGCTAACAAGGCAAAAGAACAGTGGCTTATTAGAAATGAGACCGTGTACCTTATGTCATGTATGTCGGTTTGATTTAAATCCAGCCCAAATGCACATCACAACACAACATTACAAATGCTTCTTTTGCTATtcgttagctagttagctagctttagcaaccaaagaaaatctcaGCCAACTGAAATTTTACTCTGCAACACATTGATCGATGGGGGAAAATAATCTGCATGTATTTCTAGATTAATTAAATAGCATTGTGTGTCCACCAAGAGTTTTTATTCCTAAGGCCGGTGCATTCTTCAAATTCTTTGCCACATATTTACACTATACTACAAACGCAAGCAGCGTGACAAGGTGCTGGGCGCTGAACAACAACGGCAACAATGGAGGAGACATTAAAACTGCTGATCAGATAAAACTAACAggtccttcctctctccctatGTGCTTcaacctcctcttcctccagagCAAGAACCACAGCCAGTACTCTACCTCATGCCGACATTTTTACTTATTTGTATATTACGTATCATAGCTACCAAAGCCTCTCGTCTGAAAAAAGGAAacctcatcctcctccaccGGCTATCCGACCAATATGACTTCGGTCAGACAAGAGCATATCAACTAAGCAAACAACCAACCGACCAGAAGGTGTCAGCCCTAAAATAATGCTAAGATACTCGATGTTAGATAGTAGGACAACAGACGAAAGATCCACACGACTTGGACGTCCAAGGCTGGATGACAGACCCTGATGTTCAGACACCCGGACATTGGACACTATCTAGTTTTGGGATTGGAGTGCATACATTTTGGTAACATAGCATGTATCTCACAAGATGGCGTCCAAGATGGCCGTCCCACACCATGTGACCTATATTCAAATTCTCTACACTGTAACTAAAAAGATAATGTCAGTTTACAGAAATTCCTCATGTATTTTCTATATAATTAATTGACTTGTCAATTGTCGGATGTTTTACCATCTTGAGTGGTTTAGATGTTTGACGACGACACCACGCTGTGCATTATGTATAACTAAAGGCGTGGATTCAACCTTCCAAACATTTTGACCCGAAGGAGATCCAAGAAGGATCGAAACATTGTCAAAACCTACTAAGATAACCACAGAGTACTCGTTCTTTCTTGTTGTGATCAAGGGTACGCAACAGTTAAGCATCACACTGTCCCTGTTTTTATCATAGAGGGGTCCTGAGATGACGGAAGTAGAGCCAGTGTTGGACTTTGCCTCCTCGGGGCGCTCGGGGAGGAGAAATGCCCTGCCTGACATCCTGGGCTCACCAGCAGGTGTAAACCCTGGCGACCTGCCCCTAAAGCTGGCTGAGCTGTCCCTCAAAGGTAAAGTACACAATGTCTTCTTTATAATCATTATAATATTGAGTGCAAGGCTAAGTCAAACTGTAAGTTGACTTTGTAGTGACATCGTGCACTGAGTAATTTAGTCTGAAAGGTTGCCTGGCATGAAATTATATCTAACTTTAATGGATCATATCTAACTGTTGGCATAGGTTATATTTAAAGTCTTTAAGATAAAGAAAAGATGATGGGTATCACTGGTAAACAGATGACGCATCACTTCAAATTTAACTCAGTCCAAGCCTGACACTGCTAGCTTCCTGTGTAGCTGAGTGTGTTCTGCTGAGACACCCAGTCCTTCCGGCCTGGCCCTCGTCCATATACGACTGCCAGACATGCCAAAGATTTGTGGCTGAAGACTTTGGATTGATCAGCTCCAGTTAGAAGCATTCGGGCCATCTTTGGATGCAGATTGCAACTTGGGAATTAGCGATAAGAGGCCAATTTCATGCCATAATCATCCTAAATCGTTCATCACGACTCTGGCATGAGTGTGACTACCAGGCGTGCCAAATTTAGATAACTGTTGTGCAGAGTATTTTTGACTGCATGGGGAGCAAGGACATGAGCATGCTGCTAAATCACATATAATGACTCAATTTGTCTTGCATTCACCAAAAATTCACAGTGTGAGGCCGTTAACTACATCCTGACGGAtgtggacggagaattcttttcactgtaTTGCCGATTTATTCCAATCCGCcatcatttaaattttatttgtggTCTCCTATTGTCGTTTCTCACTTGGACTAGGCTACACCGCCCCCCTGATCTGCTCCGTTTCAtgagctttcagaaaacatgcacaaatactaatgaaatgaacacagagcacagacagaaggctccaaCCATCTCCGTCTCAGTCTCTCAAGTTGAGCATAAACGAGCCCCAtcaacgccttgagggaatttcctcaaatttggcagaaaCATCCACtcggactcaacgatgaactaattcaaaggtcaaggtctctgtgacctcACAAGACACGTTTTTGGCTGTAATTCAGAATTTGTCCTCGTACTCGTAGTCGTCGTCCTAATCTTATCCGGGTCCGTGTCACGGggacagcagcctcagcaaagaagcccagacagtcctctccccagccactaaCGTCAGcacttccgagggaacccctgaggcgttcccaggccagccgggcgatgtaatccctccagcgtgccCTCCAGCGTGTCTcttcccggttggacatgcctggaacacctcccaagggaggcgcccggaaggcatccttaccagacgCCCGAACGACCTCAACtagctcctctcgatgtggaggagcagcggctctactccaagtccctcccagatgtctgagctcctcaccctatctctaaggctgagcccagccactctgcgtaggaaactcatttcggccgcttgtactcgtgATCTCGAGAATTCAGTGCGCTAATTACGATAAAATTTAACACAAATATCTAACAGGATAAATGGTGTTGAAGTGATTACATTTTAGatcccaaaggtcaaaggtcagtttcacattgtaacattataatgttctgcaaaatcAGTTTTCTGGCTATTAGGtaatgtcataactcaggaaca
This genomic window contains:
- the pkib gene encoding cAMP-dependent protein kinase inhibitor beta, giving the protein MTEVEPVLDFASSGRSGRRNALPDILGSPAGVNPGDLPLKLAELSLKDGPGGAQSPTAEGPPAPPESSEGKEGS